The Vicia villosa cultivar HV-30 ecotype Madison, WI unplaced genomic scaffold, Vvil1.0 ctg.000015F_1_1_1, whole genome shotgun sequence genome has a window encoding:
- the LOC131621927 gene encoding sugar carrier protein C-like has translation MPAVGMPTGSSNKEYPGKLTPFVTVTCIVAAMGGLIFGYDIGISGGVTSMDPFLLKFFPSVYHKKNIEVSTSKYCQYDSQVLTMFTSSLYLAALLSSLVASSVTRRFGRKLSMFFGGLLFLIGALVNGFAQNVLMLIIGRILLGFGIGFANQSVPIYLSEMAPYKYRGALSVGFQLSITIGILIANILNYFFAKLGRLGWRLSLGGAMVPALIITIGSLVLPDTPNSMIERGAREAAKVHLKRIRGVEDVDEEFNDLVAASEASKQVKNPWGNLLNKKYRPQLSMAIFIPSFQQFTGINAIMFYAPVLFSSVGFKDDASLMSAVITGIVNVLGTIVSIIAVDKLGRRALFLQGGLQMLICQIGVAIAIGAKFGIDGNPGELPKWYAIVVVMFICAYVAAFSWSWGPLAWLVTSEIFPLEIRSAAQSVNVAVNMLFTFLIAQIFLTMLCHMKFGLFIFFAFFVVVMTFFVYFMLPETKGIPIEEISTVWKSHPYWSRFVENDDKKDGIEIGRRN, from the exons ATGCCCGCTGTAGGAATGCCAACCGGCAGTAGCAACAAGGAGTATCCCGGAAAACTCACTCCTTTTGTTACAGTAACATGTATTGTAGCCGCAATGGGTGGTTTAATCTTTGGCTACGATATTGGAATTTCAG GTGGAGTAACATCGATGGATCCGTTTCTATTGAAATTTTTTCCATCCGTATATCACAAGAAGAACATAGAGGTGTCAACGAGCAAGTATTGTCAGTACGACAGTCAGGTACTGACGATGTTTACATCGTCGTTGTACCTAGCTGCATTACTGTCGTCGCTGGTGGCTTCTAGTGTCACCCGTAGGTTTGGTAGGAAACTTTCCATGTTCTTTGGAGGTTTGTTGTTTCTGATTGGTGCTCTTGTTAATGGCTTTGCACAAAATGTTTTGATGTTGATCATTGGTCGGATATTACTAGGATTTGGTATTGGATTTGCCAATCAG TCTGTGCCAATTTACCTTTCTGAGATGGCTCCTTACAAATACAGAGGAGCTCTAAGTGTTGGCTTCCAATTATCAATCACAATCGGCATTCTCATAGCCAACATACTGAACTATTTCTTCGCCAAACTTGGTCGCTTAGGATGGCGGTTAAGTCTCGGTGGTGCAATGGTCCCTGCACTTATAATAACCATTGGCTCATTAGTCCTTCCCGACACACCCAATTCAATGATCGAACGAGGCGCTCGCGAAGCAGCCAAGGTTCATCTCAAAAGAATCCGCGGGGTCGAAGATGTTGACGAAGAGTTCAACGATCTCGTAGCAGCTAGTGAAGCATCCAAGCAAGTGAAAAACCCATGGGGAAACTTGTTGAACAAGAAATACAGACCTCAACTTTCCATGGCCATATTCATTCCTTCCTTCCAACAATTCACCGGAATCAACGCTATCATGTTTTACGCGCCTGTCCTATTTAGTTCTGTCGGGTTTAAGGATGATGCTTCTCTTATGTCAGCTGTGATCACTGGCATAGTTAATGTTTTGGGCACCATTGTCTCGATTATCGCAGTTGATAAGCTCGGTAGGAGAGCTCTTTTTCTTCAAGGTGGTTTACAAATGCTGATATGTCAGATTGGCGTAGCGATAGCTATTGGAGCTAAGTTTGGAATCGACGGAAACCCTGGCGAATTGCCGAAGTGGTATGCAATAGTAGTGGTGATGTTCATTTGTGCTTATGTTGCGGCGTTTTCTTGGTCTTGGGGTCCTCTTGCTTGGTTGGTGACTAGTGAGATTTTTCCGCTTGAGATTCGTTCGGCTGCGCAGAGTGTTAATGTAGCAGTTAACATGCTTTTCACATTCTTGATTGCGCAGATTTTCTTGACAATGTTATGTCACATGAAATTTGGATTGTTTATCTTCTTTGCTTTCTTTGTGGTGGTGATGACATTTTTTGTGTATTTCATGCTTCCTGAAACTAAGGGGATTCCGATTGAAGAGATTAGCACGGTTTGGAAATCGCATCCGTATTGGTCTAGATTTGTGGAGAATGATGATAAAAAGGATGGCATTGAGATTGGAAGGAGGAATTGA
- the LOC131621928 gene encoding internal alternative NAD(P)H-ubiquinone oxidoreductase A2, mitochondrial-like: MALARIARSNLRRSGVAFGSNAYQKDMFNERSHTTKCPLPSSHVDGSFSYISKIKEHNSMNFSMRGISGTPYYWTPSSNTQRVVEESELEDDRQRYAGLEATKPGEKPRVVVLGTGWAACRFLKGLDTRIYDVVCISPRNHMVFTPLLASTCVGTLEFRSVAEPIGSIQDALSKDPNSHFFLASCTNIDTNKHEVYCETVTNGGLSREPYQFKVAYDKLVIASGAEPSTFGIKGVKEHAFFLREVNHAQEIRKRLLLNLMLSENPGISEEEKKRLLHCVVIGGGPTGVEFSGELSDFITKDVRERYTHVKDYIHVTLIEANEILSSFDVSLRQYAMKHLTKSGVRFVRGVVKEVHPQKIVLSDGTEVPYGLLVWSTGVGPSEFVKKLNLPVSPGGRIGVDGWMRVPSVEDVFALGDCAGFLEQTGRPVLPALAQVAERQGKFLVELFNKIGKQDGGKALSANGIQFGNPFVYKHLGSMASVGAYKALVDLRQSKDAKGLSLAGFVSWLVWRSAYLTRVLSWRNRFYVAVNWGTTFVFGRDNSRIG; encoded by the exons ATGGCATTGGCAAGGATTGCTAGAAGCAACCTGAGAAGATCAGGTGTTGCTTTTGGAAGTAATGCATATCAAAAGGATATGTTCAATGAGAGATCACATACAACCAAATGTCCCTTACCTTCTTCACATGTAGATGGCTCTTTTTCGTATATTTCAAAAATTAAGGAGCATAACAGCATGAATTTTTCAATGAGGGGAATATCGGGAACTCCATACTATTGGACTCCGTCTTCTAATACACAAAGGGTTGTAGAGGAGTCAGAGTTGGAAGATGATCGACAAAGATATGCAGGACTAGAAGCAACAAAACCAGGTGAAAAACCTAGGGTGGTTGTTCTAGGTACTGGTTGGGCAGCTTGTCGGTTTCTTAAAGGGCTAGACACCAGAATTTATGATGTTGTGTGCATATCACCAAGGAATCATATGGTTTTCACTCCTTTGTTGGCTTCAACATGTGTTGGTACACTTGAATTCAGGTCTGTTGCCGAGCCTATTGGTAGCATACAGGATGCACTTTCAAAGGATCCCAATTCACACTTCTTTCTAGCTTCCTGCACTAACATTGACACAAACAAACACGAA GTATACTGCGAGACAGTTACCAATGGTGGATTGTCTAGAGAGCCTTACCAATTTAAAGTTGCCTATGACAAGCTTGTAATTGCATCTGGAGCCGAGCCTTCAACTTTTGGTATCAAGGGAGTTAAGGAACATGCGTTTTTTCTTCGTGAAGTGAATCATGCTCAAGAAATAAGGAAGAGACTTCTTCTTAACCTCATGCTTTCTGAAAATCCAG GCAtatcagaagaagaaaagaaacgtCTTCTGCACTGTGTAGTTATTGGAGGTGGTCCTACAGGAGTGGAATTTAGCGGTGAATTGAGTGATTTCATCACGAAAGATGTTCGTGAGCGCTATACTCATGTTAAAGATTACATTCACGTCACACTAATTGAG GCGAATGAGATACTGTCATCCTTTGATGTTAGCCTACGACAATATGCAATGAAGCACTTAACAAAG TCTGGAGTTCGTTTTGTTCGAGGTGTTGTGAAGGAGGTACATCCCCAAAAGATAGTTTTAAGCGATGGAACTGAAGTTCCTTATGGTCTATTGGTCTGGTCCACAGGGGTTGGTCCTTCAGAGTTTGTCAAAAAACTGAATCTTCCTGTATCACCTGGTGGAAG AATTGGTGTTGATGGTTGGATGCGTGTTCCATCAGTGGAAGATGTCTTTGCCCTTGGAGATTGTGCTGGTTTTCTTGAACAAACTGGAAGGCCTGTGCTTCCAGCTCTAGCTCAG GTTGCTGAAAGGCAAGGGAAGTTCCTTGTGGAGTTGTTCAACAAAATTGGGAAACAGGATGGAGGAAAAGCTTTGTCTGCAAATGGCATCCAATTTGGAAATCCTTTTGTGTATAAACATCTTGGAAGCATGGCATCAGTAGGTGCTTATAAGGCACTTGTTGATCTAAGACAATCCAAG GATGCGAAGGGATTGTCACTTGCTGGTTTTGTGAGCTGGCTGGTATGGCGTTCGGCATATCTTACTCGTGTGCTGAGCTGGAGGAACAGGTTTTACGTTGCAGTAAACTGGGGAACCACTTTTGTCTTTGGTAGAGACAACAGCAGAATAGGTTGA